The following proteins are encoded in a genomic region of Helicobacter macacae MIT 99-5501:
- a CDS encoding transporter substrate-binding domain-containing protein, whose amino-acid sequence MCLALFGLSSCSEESGANTNSIDSIKKRGVLIVGVKDDVPHLGLLNHKNEKIEGYEIDISKALAKEILGDENKLKLVTVNYKSRQPLLENGSVDLVIATFSITQEREKLLHFSKPYYVDSVGLLVLKEKGYKSLADMEGARIGVAQSSTTREVITTAAKNAGIEVKFSEFPEFPDIKVALASDKIDAFSVDKSILLGYVDSKSEILPDSFEPQKYGIASKKSNTSLANFVDEFVENNGELLENLTKKWNLK is encoded by the coding sequence ATGTGTCTAGCACTTTTTGGGCTAAGCTCTTGCAGTGAAGAGAGTGGGGCAAACACAAACAGCATAGATTCTATCAAAAAGCGAGGTGTGCTTATCGTAGGTGTCAAAGACGATGTCCCTCATCTAGGGCTTCTAAACCACAAAAACGAAAAAATAGAGGGCTATGAAATCGATATATCAAAAGCCCTAGCCAAAGAGATTTTGGGCGATGAAAATAAACTAAAACTTGTAACTGTAAACTACAAATCTAGGCAACCACTACTTGAAAATGGAAGTGTGGATTTAGTCATCGCCACCTTTAGTATCACGCAGGAGCGCGAAAAATTGCTCCATTTCTCAAAGCCTTATTATGTCGATTCTGTGGGACTTTTGGTGCTAAAAGAAAAAGGCTACAAAAGCCTAGCCGATATGGAGGGTGCACGCATAGGTGTAGCCCAATCCTCCACCACGCGCGAAGTCATCACCACCGCTGCCAAAAACGCAGGCATAGAGGTGAAATTTAGTGAGTTCCCAGAATTCCCAGACATAAAAGTCGCGCTAGCTAGCGACAAAATCGATGCCTTTAGCGTGGATAAATCAATACTGCTAGGCTATGTCGATAGCAAAAGTGAGATTTTGCCCGATAGCTTTGAGCCACAAAAATACGGTATCGCTTCTAAAAAGTCCAATACCTCTCTAGCAAACTTTGTCGATGAGTTTGTAGAAAACAACGGCGAACTACTAGAGAATCTAACAAAAAAGTGGAATCTAAAATAA
- a CDS encoding two-partner secretion domain-containing protein, which yields MQDTSPPHSHLQVFALLDFTSQYSTLQDSPHSLHSPQPNANQLESALLHSPLLDSPTQHLQDSHLSYPSLDSSLPSKLESLDSLPITPDTSTSSLSPSITHSPNNIEIINITTPNAQGISNNHYIDFNIKPKGAILNNSLQSITSTHLAGFISSNPHLKDSTASLILNQVTPLQIPHTY from the coding sequence TTGCAAGATACTTCTCCACCACATTCACATTTACAAGTTTTTGCTTTATTAGATTTTACTTCGCAATATTCTACCTTACAAGATTCCCCACATTCACTACATTCTCCACAACCCAATGCAAATCAACTAGAATCTGCATTATTACATTCTCCTTTGCTAGATTCCCCCACACAGCACTTACAAGATTCACATTTGTCATATCCTAGCTTAGATTCTAGCTTGCCAAGCAAGCTAGAATCCCTAGATTCCCTCCCTATCACACCTGATACTTCTACCAGCTCTTTATCCCCTAGCATTACCCACTCTCCAAACAACATAGAAATCATCAATATCACTACACCAAACGCACAAGGCATATCAAATAATCACTACATAGATTTCAACATTAAGCCCAAAGGAGCTATACTAAATAATTCCTTGCAATCTATCACTTCTACTCATCTAGCAGGGTTTATTAGCTCAAACCCACACCTAAAAGATTCCACTGCCTCTCTTATCCTAAACCAAGTAACACCTCTGCAAATCCCTCATACTTACTAG
- a CDS encoding filamentous hemagglutinin N-terminal domain-containing protein, translating to MLEVAGDKASVLIANPNGIVCKSCGFSNVANLALSTALIEDKLALDEKWLNNNTINTNGANIINNINTTNNKNNANNINNTNTPNNNTANALSNANSAHSLQSPQSLQEQLKHNLSLRVQKGHINIDSLNASNTTILTLLSKSLKINKALYANNLSILLGSNDISLSDKGGIASLATTANSKHTKCKKYHK from the coding sequence ATGCTTGAAGTCGCAGGAGATAAAGCAAGTGTGCTTATAGCAAACCCAAATGGAATCGTATGTAAATCTTGTGGGTTTAGCAATGTAGCAAATCTAGCCTTAAGCACAGCCCTCATAGAGGACAAACTAGCCTTAGATGAGAAATGGCTAAACAATAATACAATAAACACTAATGGCGCAAATATCATAAATAATATAAATACCACAAATAACAAAAATAATGCAAACAACATAAATAATACAAATACGCCAAATAACAATACAGCAAATGCCTTAAGCAATGCTAATTCTGCCCATTCACTCCAATCCCCCCAATCACTACAAGAGCAGCTAAAGCACAATCTATCTTTGCGAGTGCAAAAAGGACATATCAATATTGATTCACTAAATGCTAGCAACACTACCATACTCACACTTCTATCTAAATCCCTAAAAATCAACAAAGCACTTTATGCTAATAATCTCTCCATACTACTAGGAAGCAATGATATATCTTTGAGTGATAAGGGGGGCATTGCTTCTTTGGCAACCACTGCAAATAGCAAACACACCAAATGCAAAAAATACCATAAATGA
- a CDS encoding hemagglutinin repeat-containing protein, with protein MLLWQPLQIANTPNAKNTINDKTSTSPQSNTSPHSSTQSNATQTNTQESSAKSTQQSNQQSTQEIASQLNSTNEVLALDIAYLGGVFANSIYLIASDEHSLVQNSGTMATLPSNTQGDNGFYIDINGRLSIATKTNETTQTIQTIQTIQENQANQSDNQTKQISKALYSHNATQSHISNDSNQSNSNATNTTNHTTSITNTDNTDNTNHTASIAPTIYATLHTTQDSTNNANTKSTISTTNTANASNTTNAANTANTTPYNITDTTPYTTTNPTDTTNTTDTTHTTSSTTASLYASSTLNIFAKSITNTSSTIYARDALSMRVDTLENTQGSIYALNTLSIYANTINNIGLASTKTHLQSKQYIRNLKQVGDKHFWRSVYVDELDSFSPSIIASSGDTYILAHTLSNHNSYISASNILEIQAKNSSNTQTQAYQKVIDNGVEVRNYQYTYWKNYAGVKGFFCGFFTLGICNIRELRTATAQGVFTYAPPRSISKIELDFPTLESQLEPNIARLNADIANEYAKYIHSARLSPATNESNTINSTNTTSYPNHSFNPNHQNNTSNTSTTSYPNTTNTPNTTNDINTLANYSNASFSTSAFDSGRYDDRESFVRSSYFYHQFASRDSSQAKIFLANLDLESKAIFYNSSAFLSNALDIQALSDSQANHLKSLLLHQHYHTNQYSYNQSDDMYSPTISNVSSNAIKSAHNNMLNNTRNDIYSNTLNTIRNDIYGNIHNNAFNSTFNNTTNNTYNDKTLNSTYDSALNRARNSTFNNTLNGVHNSTNNLAHSLKSSNSISPALSPFASSIGFSGDFISLHSHTFSNDSTLQGNGISLHTSEALAHLGDIKAKDIVLQSDGTLYIGGGDIQARDKAYLQAKHISIDSLITTTKGYTPTTQTILAPARYAISTNASSGLYPFALLSSANHYPNQASYLNHTSQTSQINYSNHTNYANYPNYASHSNHTNYASYPNYTNQLGTSLTPLHSIDSIYSTSTLKAGSLFLHSTDSASISSASLSADDNISISSSTLHLSTQALHSAYKDSYQTRKSTTRVGTTLSANSISLSAKDSLNLANASLNASESISLHSRGNISLDSTTDTHYATSTHHSTKERFFYSKDTTTTTTTQSEVQRGSSLRASTISLNAQDSILSNGTNYHASNALSLNATNNYIESALSHNTSKDTTTSTSDNVLGFIPINTKDTHTFAKDTTHTNSTLRASSISINAKNTTLLGVDIHSQDETSISTDSFSLANVQDSHYLSTSSKSKRVFGLKNSEQKDTLSKSLAHKSNLTSKNLTLHSDNDINIIASDITISNDALLLSKGNINIHNAYSTTTTTHYEKQTDFSQAITQGLKAALTGGISLLKDTKCKGGKCSLHTTIADYKEDTSSAYAKEVISSNLNIGNNLVISNASSSSNTLTSNSAPTSNNTGTPNISIFGSNLQANNISLDSANDIMIASAKNSYSTSQSHTQGSISTTLSVGNAYVDAGYAGYGVYQASTALAKASKDYEHIKSLHKQGKASSAALEDAKLNVALATANLTTSMINLTNATASAATAATTGYGTGMYVSAGLSLAGSKQSTDSASTIHTASFLSSNNDISLNATNSIVQKGSHLLADNSIFYKANNDITLQSSEDTYSSKHSHKDFSTSIEYGTNGFGMQASYSQENSKANSISQNNSTSYAKHITLNTDKSLNIISSNVESNTLEANTNSLKIESKYSSQYAKGNGVSTSLGYGSTTSNASTSSRASHESPLNKLAKNAKSLNLSLGISSSNTDKEWIQTQASLLSQGSATINIRGNTHLAGGILSSRQEKLSLNTHSLTHSHLSSKDYNDSKAFSLSLSASDTGLNLHNQGHKKEGVAYATLGYGHINIHTPNTTNTPSATNSIDATNAINSINTPKTINTENVANTLDSLSISTIDDISTSTLDTLNTTNTTSKLSNNNQAISSANTPSNTNSTNPTINLADKANTPNALDTASTPTPPKPLSGLNRDLSRSTIITKDTQTNALDSNLSIDNRIFSRNGREKIASDIKNFKKNTLVSGYGATNTLYNAISTPFQALSNKDISLKDTPTLWKLKQSQQSTALTRSQDDFAKDTLDNLSGGKDTLDIQYALALGISSAEKPSKIYYNPNDEALGFHSTSQATYNQNYLNAASGIITDTNATIFTDAHERAHTYTHSETLANIAGKEAIKAWNIANLIHTSINTRSINTNRTNTKPSKNLALSSTNISSNIAYKDISKGASNITPISQATSQNALDDNNFGDLDLVEHLTPKFYLTPKSWLATQSKESKSTLQANTYNASLIDSVDRDNALPLVPIIAAITRYFVAKKIQNGTKKASKSLVDKNVGKMKNALKPNKNAKGEHTSFKRDKQGNITNYRTYEYNKIYFNKNPKSGGFVKSKGYDGKGKPHNGVNTPHIHDYKSGITRKPTQNEIPKGNTK; from the coding sequence TTGCTTCTTTGGCAACCACTGCAAATAGCAAACACACCAAATGCAAAAAATACCATAAATGATAAAACTAGCACAAGCCCGCAAAGTAACACAAGCCCGCACTCAAGCACACAATCAAATGCTACACAAACAAACACACAAGAAAGCAGTGCAAAATCCACACAACAATCTAATCAACAATCTACACAAGAGATTGCATCACAGCTAAATAGCACAAATGAAGTCCTAGCCCTTGATATTGCTTATCTAGGAGGAGTGTTTGCAAACTCTATCTATCTAATCGCAAGTGATGAGCACTCTTTGGTGCAAAATAGTGGCACTATGGCTACACTCCCTTCAAACACACAGGGCGATAATGGATTTTATATCGATATAAATGGTAGATTATCCATCGCCACAAAAACAAACGAAACAACACAAACAATACAAACAATACAAACAATACAGGAAAATCAAGCAAACCAATCCGACAATCAAACCAAGCAGATAAGTAAAGCACTCTACTCACATAATGCTACACAATCACATATATCTAATGATTCTAATCAATCAAACTCAAATGCCACAAATACTACAAACCACACAACTAGCATAACCAACACAGACAACACAGACAACACAAATCACACAGCTAGCATAGCTCCCACCATATATGCCACTTTACACACCACCCAAGATTCTACAAATAATGCAAACACAAAAAGCACTATAAGCACCACAAATACAGCAAACGCCTCAAATACCACAAATGCAGCAAATACAGCAAACACTACCCCATACAATATCACTGACACCACACCTTATACCACTACAAATCCCACAGATACTACAAACACCACTGATACCACACACACTACTTCAAGCACCACTGCTTCGCTCTATGCTTCTAGCACTCTAAACATATTTGCAAAATCTATCACAAACACTAGCTCAACTATCTATGCAAGAGATGCACTCTCTATGAGGGTAGATACTTTAGAGAATACACAAGGTAGCATTTATGCCCTAAATACTCTATCTATATATGCAAATACCATAAATAATATCGGTCTAGCTAGCACTAAGACACATTTGCAATCTAAGCAATACATAAGAAATCTAAAACAAGTGGGCGATAAGCATTTTTGGAGGAGTGTATATGTCGATGAGTTAGATAGCTTTAGCCCAAGTATCATCGCTTCTAGTGGCGATACTTACATACTAGCCCACACACTTAGCAATCACAATAGCTACATAAGTGCTAGTAATATCCTAGAAATACAAGCAAAAAATTCTAGCAACACACAGACACAAGCCTATCAAAAAGTCATTGATAATGGTGTGGAAGTAAGGAATTATCAATATACTTATTGGAAAAATTATGCAGGTGTTAAAGGGTTTTTCTGCGGATTTTTTACACTTGGGATATGTAATATTAGAGAGCTTCGCACTGCAACAGCACAAGGAGTTTTTACTTATGCTCCACCACGCTCTATTAGTAAGATTGAGCTAGATTTCCCCACGCTAGAAAGCCAACTAGAACCAAACATAGCAAGACTAAATGCAGACATTGCAAATGAGTATGCCAAATATATACACTCTGCGCGTTTAAGCCCTGCTACAAATGAGTCAAACACTATAAATTCCACAAACACTACAAGCTATCCAAATCACTCATTCAACCCAAACCACCAAAACAACACAAGCAACACAAGCACTACAAGCTATCCAAACACTACAAATACACCAAATACCACAAATGACATAAACACACTAGCAAACTATTCAAATGCTTCATTCTCTACAAGTGCATTTGATAGTGGTAGATATGATGATAGAGAATCTTTTGTGCGCTCTAGCTATTTTTATCATCAGTTTGCTAGTAGGGATTCTAGCCAAGCAAAGATTTTTCTAGCAAATTTGGATTTGGAATCTAAAGCGATTTTTTATAACTCTAGTGCGTTTCTTAGTAATGCCCTAGATATTCAAGCACTTAGTGATTCTCAAGCAAATCATCTAAAATCTCTGCTACTTCATCAGCATTATCATACTAATCAATATAGCTACAACCAAAGCGATGATATGTATAGCCCCACTATTTCTAATGTATCTAGCAATGCGATTAAGAGCGCACATAACAATATGCTTAATAACACGCGCAACGATATATATAGCAACACACTCAATACTATACGCAATGACATATATGGCAATATCCACAACAACGCTTTCAATAGCACATTTAACAACACTACTAATAACACATACAATGATAAAACGCTCAATAGCACATACGATAGTGCGCTAAATAGAGCACGCAATAGCACATTTAATAACACACTAAATGGTGTGCATAATAGCACAAATAATCTTGCACATTCTTTGAAATCTAGCAATTCTATAAGCCCTGCTTTATCTCCCTTTGCTAGCTCCATAGGATTTAGTGGGGATTTTATATCTTTGCATTCACACACTTTTAGCAATGACTCTACCCTGCAAGGAAATGGGATAAGCCTGCATACAAGCGAGGCTTTAGCACATTTAGGAGATATAAAAGCAAAAGACATTGTGCTGCAAAGTGATGGCACACTCTATATAGGCGGAGGAGATATACAAGCTAGAGATAAAGCCTACTTGCAAGCAAAGCATATCAGCATAGATTCTCTCATCACTACTACTAAGGGCTATACACCTACTACACAAACTATACTTGCACCTGCTAGATATGCTATTAGCACAAATGCTTCAAGTGGCTTATATCCATTTGCATTGTTATCTAGCGCAAATCACTACCCAAATCAAGCAAGCTACCTAAATCATACAAGCCAAACAAGTCAAATAAACTACTCAAATCACACAAACTATGCAAACTATCCAAACTATGCAAGCCATTCAAATCACACAAACTATGCAAGTTATCCAAACTACACAAACCAACTAGGCACAAGCCTTACTCCACTTCATAGCATAGATTCTATCTACTCTACTTCTACGCTAAAGGCTGGCTCACTTTTTTTACACAGCACAGATTCTGCTTCTATCTCTAGTGCAAGTTTAAGCGCAGATGATAATATCTCTATTAGCTCAAGCACATTGCACTTAAGCACTCAAGCATTGCATTCTGCTTACAAAGACTCATATCAAACGCGTAAATCTACCACTCGCGTAGGCACTACACTTAGTGCAAATAGCATATCTCTAAGTGCAAAAGATTCTCTAAACCTAGCAAATGCTAGCTTGAACGCTAGTGAAAGCATATCTTTGCACTCAAGGGGCAATATCTCCCTAGATAGCACCACAGATACGCACTATGCTACTTCTACGCACCATAGCACTAAGGAGCGTTTTTTCTACTCCAAAGACACCACTACCACCACCACGACACAAAGTGAGGTGCAGAGGGGGAGTAGCCTAAGGGCTAGCACTATCTCTCTAAACGCGCAGGATTCTATCCTCTCAAATGGCACAAACTACCACGCTAGCAATGCATTATCGCTAAATGCTACCAACAATTACATAGAATCTGCCCTCTCTCATAACACGAGCAAAGACACCACCACAAGCACAAGTGATAATGTGCTAGGATTTATCCCTATAAATACCAAAGATACACACACTTTTGCAAAAGACACTACGCACACAAACTCTACTTTAAGGGCTAGCTCTATTAGCATAAATGCAAAAAACACCACTTTGCTAGGAGTAGATATACACTCACAAGATGAAACAAGTATATCCACAGATAGCTTTAGTCTAGCAAATGTGCAAGATAGCCACTATCTAAGCACTTCTAGCAAATCTAAAAGAGTGTTTGGGCTAAAAAATAGCGAGCAAAAAGACACTCTCTCTAAGTCCCTCGCACACAAATCCAACCTCACAAGCAAAAATCTCACACTTCATAGCGATAATGACATAAATATCATCGCTTCAGATATTACTATAAGCAACGATGCTTTACTACTTAGCAAGGGCAATATAAATATACACAATGCCTACTCTACCACTACTACCACTCACTATGAGAAGCAAACAGACTTTAGCCAAGCCATAACTCAAGGGCTAAAAGCAGCCCTCACAGGTGGCATAAGCCTACTAAAAGACACAAAATGCAAGGGTGGTAAGTGTAGCTTGCATACCACTATCGCAGACTACAAAGAGGACACTTCAAGTGCTTATGCCAAAGAAGTCATCTCCTCAAACCTAAACATAGGCAACAATCTAGTAATAAGCAATGCTAGCAGCTCTAGTAATACTCTTACAAGCAATAGTGCACCCACAAGCAACAATACGGGCACACCAAATATTTCTATATTTGGCTCAAACTTGCAAGCAAACAATATTTCACTAGATTCTGCTAATGATATAATGATAGCTTCTGCAAAAAACTCCTACTCTACAAGTCAATCACATACACAAGGTAGTATAAGCACTACTCTAAGCGTGGGCAATGCCTATGTAGATGCGGGCTATGCAGGATATGGAGTATATCAGGCTAGCACTGCCCTTGCCAAAGCAAGCAAAGACTATGAACATATCAAATCCCTACACAAGCAAGGCAAGGCTTCAAGTGCTGCCCTAGAAGATGCTAAGCTAAATGTAGCCCTAGCAACTGCAAATCTCACTACTTCTATGATAAACCTCACAAATGCTACTGCTTCTGCTGCTACAGCAGCCACCACAGGCTATGGCACAGGTATGTATGTGAGTGCAGGGCTTAGCCTAGCAGGTAGCAAGCAAAGCACGGATAGTGCTTCTACTATCCACACCGCTTCATTTTTGAGCTCAAACAATGACATATCTCTAAATGCTACCAATTCTATTGTGCAGAAAGGCTCTCATCTACTAGCTGATAACTCCATATTTTACAAAGCAAATAATGACATAACGCTACAATCTAGCGAGGACACCTACTCAAGCAAACACTCACACAAGGACTTCTCTACTTCCATAGAATATGGCACAAATGGCTTTGGAATGCAAGCTAGCTACTCACAAGAGAACTCCAAAGCAAACTCCATATCACAAAACAACTCTACAAGCTATGCCAAGCATATCACACTAAATACTGATAAATCTCTAAATATCATTAGCTCAAATGTAGAATCAAACACCCTAGAAGCAAATACCAACTCCCTAAAGATAGAATCCAAATACTCTAGTCAATATGCTAAGGGTAATGGTGTATCAACCTCACTAGGCTATGGTAGCACTACAAGCAATGCTAGCACTTCCTCACGCGCTTCGCACGAAAGCCCACTAAACAAACTCGCTAAAAATGCTAAATCTCTAAACTTATCTCTAGGAATAAGCTCTAGCAACACAGATAAAGAATGGATACAAACTCAAGCATCACTACTATCACAAGGTAGTGCCACTATCAATATACGAGGCAACACTCACCTTGCAGGTGGAATCCTCTCTAGCAGACAAGAAAAACTATCTCTAAACACCCACTCCCTCACTCACTCTCATCTGTCAAGCAAAGACTATAATGACTCCAAAGCGTTTAGCTTATCGCTAAGTGCTAGTGATACAGGGCTAAACCTACACAATCAAGGACACAAAAAAGAGGGCGTAGCTTATGCTACACTAGGATATGGGCATATCAATATCCACACGCCAAACACCACAAATACGCCAAGTGCTACAAATAGCATAGACGCTACGAATGCCATAAATTCCATAAATACTCCAAAAACTATAAATACCGAAAATGTAGCAAATACCCTAGATTCTCTTTCTATAAGCACAATAGATGATATTTCTACAAGCACGCTAGACACTCTAAACACCACAAATACGACAAGCAAACTATCAAACAACAATCAAGCAATATCTAGCGCGAATACACCAAGCAATACAAACTCTACAAACCCTACTATAAACCTAGCAGATAAAGCAAACACACCAAATGCCCTAGATACTGCAAGCACTCCCACACCACCCAAACCACTATCAGGGCTAAATAGAGATTTATCTCGTAGCACTATCATAACCAAAGACACTCAAACAAACGCACTAGACTCTAATCTAAGCATAGATAATAGAATCTTTAGTAGGAATGGTAGAGAAAAAATAGCTAGTGATATAAAAAACTTTAAGAAAAATACCCTTGTAAGTGGCTATGGTGCTACAAATACTCTATATAATGCTATAAGCACACCATTTCAAGCATTAAGCAATAAAGACATATCCCTAAAAGATACACCTACTCTATGGAAACTAAAGCAATCCCAACAAAGCACAGCCCTCACTAGAAGCCAAGATGACTTCGCAAAAGATACCCTAGATAATCTCTCAGGAGGCAAAGACACACTAGATATACAATACGCTCTAGCACTAGGCATATCTAGCGCAGAGAAGCCAAGCAAAATCTATTATAATCCAAACGATGAAGCACTAGGATTTCATAGCACTAGCCAAGCCACTTACAATCAAAACTACCTAAATGCTGCAAGTGGAATCATCACTGATACAAATGCTACTATATTTACAGACGCACACGAGAGGGCACACACTTATACTCATAGTGAAACCCTAGCAAACATAGCAGGCAAAGAAGCCATAAAAGCGTGGAATATAGCCAATCTCATACATACAAGCATAAACACAAGAAGCATAAACACAAATAGAACAAATACAAAACCTAGTAAGAATCTAGCACTTAGTAGCACAAATATATCTAGCAATATTGCATATAAAGATATAAGCAAAGGTGCAAGTAATATCACACCCATTTCTCAAGCCACTTCACAAAATGCTTTAGATGATAATAACTTTGGCGATTTAGACTTAGTAGAGCATCTAACGCCTAAATTTTACCTAACACCTAAATCTTGGCTTGCCACTCAAAGCAAAGAGTCCAAATCCACTCTACAAGCAAACACCTACAATGCTTCACTTATAGATAGTGTGGATAGGGATAATGCCCTGCCTTTAGTGCCTATTATTGCTGCTATCACTAGATATTTTGTTGCAAAAAAGATACAAAATGGCACAAAAAAAGCTAGCAAGTCTTTGGTTGATAAAAATGTAGGTAAAATGAAAAATGCCTTAAAACCAAATAAAAATGCAAAAGGAGAACATACTTCATTTAAAAGAGATAAACAAGGCAATATTACAAATTATAGAACTTATGAATATAATAAAATTTATTTCAATAAAAATCCAAAAAGTGGTGGTTTTGTCAAAAGCAAAGGATATGATGGAAAAGGAAAACCTCACAATGGTGTTAATACTCCACATATACACGATTATAAGAGTGGTATTACAAGAAAACCAACACAAAATGAAATACCAAAAGGAAATACAAAGTGA
- a CDS encoding ankyrin repeat domain-containing protein — protein sequence MKQDFYENLKNALCNSDINFLRTHRDKYDINHCFADEDNDSLLLYAMSDKGSSAYKYLLENGADIGHINALGEGIWHSVAFCDEISRVELLLSLYPHSLHSINHQNKEGLTPLHYAIMFGNVNVAMRYVDIGADVFVADSEGCEALHFACLFAFANHIDNLRLAKKLIEKGSNPLSKTKKGNYPLALAINNDLTEVAKYLYAIVYG from the coding sequence ATGAAGCAAGATTTTTATGAAAATCTAAAAAATGCACTATGTAATAGTGATATAAATTTTTTGCGGACACATAGAGACAAATATGATATAAATCATTGTTTCGCAGATGAGGATAATGATAGCTTGCTTTTGTATGCTATGAGCGACAAAGGCTCTAGCGCGTATAAATATTTACTAGAAAATGGCGCAGATATAGGGCATATAAATGCTCTTGGAGAGGGGATTTGGCATAGTGTGGCTTTTTGTGATGAAATATCTAGGGTGGAGCTACTTTTATCGCTCTACCCTCATAGTTTGCATTCTATAAACCACCAAAACAAAGAGGGATTAACCCCACTTCACTACGCAATAATGTTTGGCAATGTAAATGTAGCAATGCGCTATGTAGATATTGGCGCAGATGTCTTTGTCGCAGATAGCGAGGGCTGTGAAGCACTGCATTTTGCTTGTCTTTTTGCATTTGCAAATCATATAGATAATCTTAGGCTTGCTAAAAAGCTCATAGAAAAAGGCTCAAACCCTCTCTCAAAAACAAAGAAGGGCAATTATCCATTAGCCCTTGCGATAAATAATGATTTGACGGAAGTGGCAAAGTATCTGTATGCTATCGTGTATGGATAG
- a CDS encoding toxin-antitoxin system YwqK family antitoxin, whose amino-acid sequence MNNTQSKTSAKSFAKNSCETNLAKPIAKSFAEDSTNDFVEEYTTNSESKSVLSKIQKYQKGKLLWSIEPIALNIDIDSDFAENETLDEDFAIYLQYEFLAWKNDKNELVSEPKTYYSKQYTRLESKNGISIFKTLDGQYINGKIELYKENEKVSEWEVKNGLYFGVARDYDNGVLEREVRFVNGLYEGISVIFSQQSEVMFLAKYKQDKLIWEIDYTGKNTTNTQVSVYLDEDTYPSGTIINKDFISTLEMEYYELKKGSQSKIKSFCRNIFKTIACKLLKPLKKT is encoded by the coding sequence ATGAATAATACACAATCAAAAACATCTGCAAAATCCTTTGCAAAAAACTCTTGTGAAACCAATCTTGCAAAGCCCATTGCAAAATCATTTGCAGAGGATTCTACAAATGATTTTGTCGAAGAATACACTACAAATAGTGAATCTAAAAGTGTTCTCTCCAAAATCCAAAAATATCAAAAAGGTAAATTGCTATGGAGTATCGAGCCAATCGCTCTAAATATAGATATTGATAGTGATTTTGCAGAAAATGAAACGCTAGATGAGGATTTTGCTATATATTTGCAATATGAGTTTCTTGCTTGGAAAAATGATAAGAATGAGCTAGTAAGTGAGCCAAAAACATATTATTCTAAGCAATACACAAGACTAGAGAGCAAAAATGGGATAAGCATATTTAAAACACTTGATGGGCAATACATAAATGGAAAAATAGAGCTATATAAAGAAAATGAAAAAGTAAGTGAATGGGAAGTGAAGAATGGGCTATATTTCGGGGTGGCTAGAGATTATGACAATGGGGTGCTAGAGAGGGAAGTTCGATTTGTAAATGGGCTGTATGAGGGAATATCTGTAATTTTTTCTCAACAAAGCGAGGTAATGTTTCTTGCTAAATACAAACAAGATAAGCTAATATGGGAAATAGACTATACAGGCAAAAATACCACTAATACGCAGGTTAGTGTGTATTTGGACGAGGACACATACCCTAGTGGCACAATCATAAATAAAGACTTTATATCTACACTTGAAATGGAATACTATGAACTAAAAAAAGGTAGCCAATCAAAAATAAAGTCATTTTGTAGAAATATTTTTAAGACTATCGCTTGCAAACTCTTAAAACCACTGAAAAAAACATAA